In one window of Reinekea forsetii DNA:
- a CDS encoding GMP reductase, translated as MHVENDIKLGFKDVMIRPKRSTLKSRSQVSLERTFTFLNSKKTWTGVPIIAANMDTVGTFAAALVLAEFRMLTAVHKHYSVEQWQDFLHDIDPAVLPHIMVSSGTSDADLNKLRAILALHSGLEFLCIDVANGYSEHFVTFLRRVRAEYADLTIVAGNVVTGEMTEELLLSGADIVKAGIGPGSVCTTRVKTGVGYPQVSAVIECSDAAHGLNGHVISDGGCTCPGDVSKAFGAGADFVMLGGLLAGHDESGGDLVEQDGRQYRLFYGMSSDTAMDKYHGGVANYRASEGKTVKIPYRGPLAVTMLDIQGGVRSTCTYVGAAALRELSKRTTFIRVQEQENRLFNS; from the coding sequence ATGCACGTTGAAAATGATATTAAGCTGGGTTTTAAAGATGTCATGATCCGCCCCAAACGGTCGACCTTAAAATCCCGTTCCCAAGTCTCGCTCGAGCGCACCTTCACCTTCCTGAACAGTAAAAAGACCTGGACCGGCGTGCCCATTATCGCCGCCAATATGGATACGGTTGGGACCTTTGCCGCGGCCTTGGTACTGGCCGAGTTCCGGATGCTCACGGCAGTGCATAAGCACTATTCGGTTGAGCAATGGCAGGATTTTCTGCACGACATTGACCCGGCCGTGTTGCCCCATATTATGGTTAGCAGCGGCACCTCCGATGCCGACTTGAATAAGTTACGCGCGATATTGGCACTGCACAGTGGCCTTGAGTTTCTCTGCATCGATGTGGCCAATGGCTATTCCGAGCACTTCGTGACGTTTTTGCGTCGGGTGCGCGCCGAATACGCCGACCTAACCATCGTCGCGGGTAACGTGGTCACCGGTGAAATGACCGAAGAGCTGCTCTTATCTGGCGCGGATATCGTTAAGGCCGGGATCGGCCCTGGCTCGGTCTGCACCACCCGGGTTAAAACCGGTGTTGGTTATCCTCAGGTGTCCGCGGTGATTGAATGCTCGGATGCGGCCCACGGTCTCAATGGACACGTCATTTCCGACGGCGGCTGTACCTGCCCGGGCGATGTCTCCAAGGCCTTCGGCGCCGGTGCCGACTTTGTTATGCTCGGTGGCCTGTTGGCCGGACATGATGAAAGTGGCGGCGATCTGGTTGAACAAGACGGTCGTCAATATCGTCTCTTCTATGGCATGAGTTCCGATACGGCGATGGACAAGTACCATGGCGGAGTGGCGAATTACCGAGCCAGCGAAGGCAAGACGGTGAAGATTCCCTATCGCGGTCCACTGGCCGTGACCATGCTCGATATACAGGGCGGTGTGCGCTCAACCTGCACCTATGTCGGGGCTGCCGCGTTACGCGAGCTGTCCAAGCGGACCACCTTTATCCGCGTTCAGGAGCAGGAAAATCGACTCTTCAATAGTTAA
- a CDS encoding CDP-alcohol phosphatidyltransferase family protein: MLDRLTLRLVRPPLLRMARYTVRVGVTADHVTLLGFAIGMLALPALATGHFTAALLAIGLNRILDGLDGAVARLTQATERGAYLDVVLDFIFYSAVIFGFALADPGRNALPAAGLIFAFVGTGSSFLAFAVFAERFALHSMRYPNKGFYYLTGIAEGTETIGFFVLMCLLPNAFPTLAWVFFGLCVLTTLSRVVGGAHTLKTLTKAPH, translated from the coding sequence ATGCTTGATCGCTTAACCTTAAGGCTGGTGCGACCTCCGCTGCTTAGAATGGCCCGGTACACAGTGCGCGTTGGCGTGACAGCCGACCACGTGACGCTGCTCGGCTTTGCCATCGGTATGCTCGCGCTGCCAGCCTTGGCGACCGGCCATTTTACCGCGGCGTTGCTGGCTATCGGCCTGAATCGAATCTTGGATGGCTTGGATGGCGCGGTGGCGCGCCTTACTCAAGCTACTGAGCGAGGCGCCTATCTCGATGTAGTGCTCGATTTTATCTTTTACTCGGCGGTGATATTTGGTTTCGCCTTGGCCGATCCGGGACGCAATGCTTTGCCGGCAGCCGGCCTAATCTTTGCCTTTGTCGGCACCGGCTCAAGTTTTTTGGCCTTCGCGGTGTTTGCCGAGCGCTTTGCGCTGCACTCGATGCGTTACCCCAACAAAGGCTTTTACTATCTCACCGGCATTGCGGAAGGTACTGAGACGATAGGTTTTTTTGTCCTGATGTGCCTGTTGCCAAACGCCTTCCCGACCCTGGCTTGGGTGTTTTTTGGGCTCTGTGTTCTGACTACCCTGAGTCGGGTGGTGGGCGGTGCCCACACCCTCAAGACGTTGACCAAAGCACCGCACTGA
- a CDS encoding ATP-binding cassette domain-containing protein encodes MSMQLQNYQLCRHQQPLFKAFSLTVAAGEIGAITGISGSGKSTLLADISGILTSAFKSSGEILLNGNSLRTVPIERRQVGILFQDDLLFPHLNVFENLLFGLPAHFSRGEKAARIQDALSESGLGSYALRDIATLSGGQRARISLLRTLLSEPKLMLLDEPFSKLDRALRGQFRAWVFEQLGHQHIPVVLVTHDPEDIPDGSRIVDLEAPDA; translated from the coding sequence ATGAGTATGCAATTGCAAAATTATCAACTGTGCCGGCACCAACAGCCGCTCTTTAAGGCCTTCAGCCTAACCGTTGCAGCGGGTGAGATTGGCGCCATAACCGGCATTAGTGGCTCGGGCAAGTCGACCCTGCTGGCCGATATTTCCGGTATTTTGACCTCGGCATTCAAAAGTAGTGGGGAAATTCTGCTCAACGGCAATTCTTTGCGCACCGTGCCGATCGAGCGCCGTCAGGTCGGTATCCTATTTCAAGACGATCTGTTGTTTCCACATCTTAATGTTTTTGAGAATCTCCTCTTTGGCCTGCCGGCGCATTTTTCACGCGGCGAGAAAGCCGCTCGTATCCAGGACGCCTTGAGCGAATCCGGCCTCGGCTCTTATGCCTTGCGCGATATCGCCACCCTGTCCGGCGGCCAGCGGGCGCGGATCAGTCTGTTGCGCACGCTCTTGTCAGAACCCAAACTGATGCTGCTCGATGAACCCTTTTCAAAGCTGGATCGTGCCCTACGCGGGCAGTTTCGCGCGTGGGTTTTTGAACAGTTAGGGCATCAACATATTCCTGTGGTCTTGGTGACCCATGACCCGGAGGACATACCCGATGGCAGTCGAATAGTTGACTTGGAGGCACCCGATGCTTGA
- a CDS encoding ABC transporter permease has product MTLRLSHPLAIIPWLTVAIFLTPVILGLVGTWLPAFGWFPAIGLDRLSLAPWSNLFSHPSFPGALRHTLVTGLGAAALALVSTALLLIGAYPSALFSWLEKSLAPILSIPHAAFAIGMSFLLVPSGWLVRLLALMSDRLDRPPLWSTFQDPHGISLIVTLALKEIPFLLLMCLAILPTLKAQQTLWLANSLGHSNRFAWLWLIFPQLYRQIRLPFFAVLAYSLTVVDIAVIAGPTTPATLAVLITQWFNDPDLSQRTVGAAGAATLLMLLSLIMAGALLLENPLRRLRSHCLERRLSGHWPAWEKPMARLISFVLLFFYAAALLITLIWGLAAQWRYPDVLPSRFSLDKVAHSLTQLSDPLWCTLLLATLSALLAITVVVGCLENEVRLKYGGQKVRGQKILVLLYLPLLIPQIAFIFGFQVWLIRVGLDGTFVALLWSHLVFVVPYVFLTISGPYRQFDDRFSWLALSLTGRRAHSFWRIKLIILLRPILYAFATGFAVSIAQYLPTIFVGAGRFATLTTEAVALASGSDRRLMAVMALWQQLLPLIVFALATLIPAYRFRHRRAMSQTVS; this is encoded by the coding sequence ATGACGCTGCGCCTGAGCCACCCGCTCGCCATCATCCCCTGGCTGACGGTGGCGATCTTCTTAACGCCGGTGATACTCGGCCTGGTCGGTACCTGGCTGCCAGCCTTTGGGTGGTTTCCAGCTATCGGACTGGATCGTTTGAGCCTCGCACCCTGGTCTAACCTGTTTAGCCACCCAAGCTTCCCGGGGGCATTGCGTCATACCCTGGTGACCGGACTGGGCGCAGCTGCGCTGGCCTTGGTCTCTACGGCACTCTTATTGATAGGTGCCTATCCGTCGGCGCTGTTCAGTTGGTTGGAAAAATCCTTGGCGCCCATCCTATCGATTCCTCATGCTGCTTTTGCCATTGGCATGAGTTTTCTGCTCGTGCCCAGTGGCTGGCTGGTGCGCCTGCTCGCGCTGATGAGCGATCGTTTAGACCGACCGCCACTCTGGTCAACCTTTCAGGATCCGCACGGCATCAGCCTGATTGTCACGCTGGCGCTGAAAGAAATCCCGTTTTTATTGCTGATGTGCCTGGCGATATTGCCCACCCTAAAGGCTCAGCAGACGCTTTGGCTCGCCAATAGCCTGGGCCACAGCAACCGATTCGCCTGGCTATGGTTGATCTTCCCACAACTCTACCGGCAAATTCGACTGCCCTTTTTTGCTGTGTTGGCCTACTCCCTAACCGTTGTCGATATAGCGGTGATCGCCGGACCCACTACCCCGGCAACGCTGGCGGTATTGATTACCCAGTGGTTCAATGATCCGGATCTCAGCCAACGCACCGTTGGTGCCGCCGGGGCCGCAACACTGTTAATGCTATTGTCATTAATTATGGCGGGCGCCCTGCTGCTGGAAAACCCTCTGCGTCGACTGCGCAGTCATTGCCTGGAACGCCGCCTTAGCGGTCATTGGCCGGCTTGGGAAAAGCCGATGGCGCGCTTGATCAGCTTTGTTTTGCTGTTCTTTTATGCCGCCGCTTTACTGATCACCCTGATATGGGGCTTGGCGGCACAATGGCGCTATCCTGATGTACTGCCCAGTCGCTTCTCGCTCGACAAGGTGGCACATTCCTTAACGCAACTGTCCGATCCGCTCTGGTGCACTCTGTTGTTGGCCACCCTATCGGCATTGTTGGCCATTACTGTAGTGGTCGGGTGCTTGGAAAACGAGGTTCGACTGAAATATGGCGGCCAAAAGGTCCGCGGACAAAAGATCCTCGTGCTGCTTTATCTGCCATTACTAATTCCGCAAATCGCCTTTATCTTTGGTTTTCAGGTTTGGTTGATTCGGGTTGGGCTGGACGGTACCTTTGTCGCATTGCTCTGGTCCCATCTAGTCTTTGTGGTGCCCTATGTATTTTTGACCATAAGCGGACCCTATCGACAGTTTGATGATCGCTTCAGCTGGCTAGCGCTGTCCTTAACCGGTCGGCGCGCGCACAGCTTTTGGCGCATCAAACTGATAATCTTACTGCGCCCGATTCTATACGCCTTCGCCACCGGCTTTGCCGTATCGATCGCCCAGTACCTGCCGACGATCTTTGTCGGTGCCGGTCGCTTTGCCACCCTGACCACAGAGGCCGTTGCCCTAGCCTCGGGCAGTGACCGTCGGCTGATGGCGGTAATGGCCCTGTGGCAGCAGCTGTTACCGCTAATTGTCTTTGCGCTGGCCACGCTGATTCCCGCTTATCGCTTTCGACATCGTCGCGCGATGAGCCAGACCGTGAGTTAA
- a CDS encoding ABC transporter substrate-binding protein: MIQRTPFRLLATTLLSTVTLVGAADWQDISNQAKGQTVYFHAWGGDEHINSYIQWAGERVQEDYGVTVKHVKNVAPNAVNQVLSEKAAGKQTGGAVDLIWINGENFANMKANDLLYGAFTQDLPNYRLVDTEHKPTTLFDFTTPVDNLEAPWGMAQLVFMYDSQYVAQAPTSAQELLTFAQNNPGRFTYPALPAFHGTTFVKQILSELTEQNPALYTPVALADFDAITASLWQYLDALHPLMWQEGKTFTDGAPRMKQLLNDGEIAISLSFNPFDASNAIANGDLPDTIRTYIHRSGTIGNTHFVTIPYNASNPQGAMVFANFLMSPEAQARKANTTVWGDPTVLAMAKLSNAQRKAFTDLPMGVATLSNEQLAKVLLEPHASWVAAIEQAWLSRYSQ; encoded by the coding sequence ATGATCCAGCGTACCCCTTTTCGACTCTTGGCCACAACCCTGCTATCTACCGTTACCCTGGTCGGCGCCGCCGACTGGCAAGACATTAGCAACCAGGCTAAGGGTCAGACCGTTTACTTCCATGCCTGGGGCGGTGATGAGCATATTAATAGCTATATTCAGTGGGCTGGCGAACGGGTCCAAGAGGATTATGGGGTCACCGTCAAGCACGTTAAGAACGTCGCGCCCAATGCCGTCAATCAGGTGTTGTCTGAAAAGGCGGCCGGAAAACAAACCGGTGGTGCCGTGGACCTAATTTGGATCAATGGTGAAAATTTTGCCAATATGAAGGCAAACGACCTGCTCTACGGCGCCTTTACCCAAGACCTACCCAACTACCGCCTGGTCGATACCGAACACAAACCGACCACCCTATTCGACTTCACGACCCCGGTCGATAACTTGGAAGCGCCCTGGGGCATGGCTCAATTGGTGTTTATGTACGACAGCCAATATGTCGCCCAGGCGCCGACTTCGGCGCAGGAGTTACTCACCTTTGCGCAAAACAACCCGGGACGATTCACCTACCCGGCCTTGCCGGCGTTCCATGGCACGACCTTTGTGAAACAGATATTGAGTGAATTGACCGAACAAAACCCGGCCCTGTACACACCCGTTGCGCTGGCCGATTTTGACGCCATAACGGCATCATTATGGCAATATCTTGACGCGTTACACCCCTTGATGTGGCAAGAGGGTAAAACCTTTACCGATGGCGCGCCGCGCATGAAGCAGCTGCTCAATGATGGCGAGATCGCGATATCCCTGAGCTTTAACCCCTTTGATGCCAGCAATGCCATCGCTAATGGCGACTTACCGGACACGATTCGCACCTATATTCACCGCAGCGGTACCATTGGCAACACCCACTTTGTCACCATTCCCTACAATGCCAGCAATCCACAAGGCGCCATGGTCTTCGCTAACTTCCTGATGTCGCCCGAAGCGCAGGCACGAAAAGCCAATACCACGGTCTGGGGCGACCCGACCGTACTGGCCATGGCGAAACTGTCGAACGCGCAGCGCAAGGCGTTCACCGACTTGCCGATGGGCGTGGCGACCCTGTCCAATGAGCAACTTGCGAAGGTCTTGCTGGAACCCCATGCTAGCTGGGTCGCGGCAATCGAACAGGCGTGGCTGAGCCGATACAGTCAATAA